The genome window CGCCGATGACGTCATGCTGCTGTTCATCGGCTGGGAGCTGGTGAGCCTGGCGTCCTTCTTCCTCATTGCCCGCGCCGGACAGTCCGGCGAAGCCGGTGCGATGCGTACCCTGCTGCTGACCTTCACCGGTGGCCTCGCCCTGCTCATCGCCCTGTGCCTGGCGGTGGCGACCACCGGCACGACCGGCCTCTCCGACATGATCGCCAGCACTGCCTGGGGGGAGGACCCCGTCCGCACCGGCATTGTCGCCGCCCTCGTGGCCCTGGCCGGGTTCTCGAAGGCAGCGCAGTTCCCCTTCCACGCCTGGCTGCCCGAGGCGATGGCCGCGATCACCCCGGTCTCCGCCTTCCTGCACGCCGCGGCCGTGGTCAAAGCGGGTATTTACCTGCTGCTGCGGTTCTCCGGGATCTTCCACGACGTCACCGTGTGGAATCTCATGCTCATCATCTCGGGCATGACCACCGCCGTCTTCGCCGCGGTCTTCGCGATCCAGAAACCGGACCTGAAGAAACTCACCGCCTACTCCACGGTCTCCCAGCTCGGCTGGATCGTCGCGACGATCGGCGTCGGTACCCCGGCGGCACTCGCTGCCGCGGTGGTGCACACCGCCGCCCACGCCCTGTTCAAGTCCTCGTTGTTCATGATCATCGGCGTCATCGACCACCAGACCGGTACCCGTGATCTCCGCGATCTGGGCGTCCTCTGGAAGAAGATGCCGTTCACCTTTACCGGTGCGGTGATCGCCGCCGCCTGCATGGCCGGCATTCCGCCGACCCTCGGCTTCGTGTCGAAGGAGGGCATGCTCGAGGCCTTCACCGACGCCCCGGTCGGGTCCGCTGGTCAGATCGTGCTGCTCACTGCCGCGGGGCTCGGTGCGGTCGCCACCTTCCTCTACTCCGCGAAGTACGTCCTCGGCGCCTTCGTCGACGGCCGCCCGGTGGATGTCGACGGCACCGAGCGCATCCCGTCGCATAGGACGAAGCCGGATGATCAGGTCCACGAGGCGTCACCCATCTTCTGGATCCCCGCGGTCCTGCCGGCCGTCCTGTCCGTCCCTGCCGTCCTCCTGCTCACCTCGTGGAACAGTCCGTTGGACGCCGTCGTCGCCGCCACCGGCACCGGCGGGTACCACGCCCATCTGGCCCTCTGGCACGGCTGGACGGTGCCGCTGCTCATCACTGTCGCGGTCCTGGTGGTCGGCATCCTGCTGCTGGTGAAGCGGCGTGCGCTGTTCGCCGCCGCCGAGCGGCGTCACCTGTTCCCCTTCACCGGTGCCGGGTTCATCTCGCTGACCGTCGAACTCTCCAACCGCTGGGGGCGCCTGGTCAACCTGCCGGGCAATTCGCTGAACCCGAACCGCCATCTGATCTGGATCTTCGTCATGGTGCTGCTGCTGGCCGGCGGAGCTTTCCTCGACGAGGAATCGCTGCGTCAGCTCGGCGATCTGCCGCCCCGGGTCGACGGTATCGACCGGATCGGTGACCTTGCCGGCCTGATCATGGTGGTGCTCTGCGTCGTCGCGATCATCTCCACCCGCTCCCGGTTCGGTTCGGTGATCCTCGTCGGCGTCTCCGGCGCCGCGGTCTCCTGGATCATGCTGACGCTCGGCGCTCCCGACGTGGCCCTGACCAACCTCATGGTCGAGTTCATCGTCACCGTCTTCCTCATGCTCGTCGTCCGCCACCAACCGCGCCTGTACCTGCGGGAGGGCCAGAACCGGGCGAAGTTCGGGGTGGTCGCCGCCACGTTCGTGGGGCTGGTGGTCTTTGTCGGTTCCTGGCTGCTCATCGGTCGCCACAGCCGTCCTGAGCTGGCGATGTGGTACCTGGAGCACGCTCCGGAGGAATCGGGGGCGAACAATATCGTCGCCTCGATCATCGTGGAGTTCCGTGGCTTCGATACGCTCGGCGAGCTGTGCGTCCTCGGCATGGCCGGTATCGTCATCGCGGCGATCGTCGGCTCGGTGCCACGGTCCCCGGTTCCCGGCTACGGCCCCGGTTCCACCTCGGAACTGTTCCGCAGAAAGGGCACCACGAAGTTCCCGGACGTGCACACCGTCCCCGAGCTCGCCCCGTTCTACTCCCGCTACCTGCGCAGCACCTACCTCAACTCCGTCCTCGGCCGGATGGTGATGTGGCCGATGGCCGGGGTCCTGGTGATCTACTCCGCCGCGGTGTTCTGGCGCGGCCACCAGTCGCCCGGTGGCGGCTTCCTCGCCGCACTGGTCCTCGCCCTCGGCATCGTGTTCTGGTACCTGGTGCAGCCGGCATCCAGCACCGTCGGCGGCCCTGACCTGGGCTACCGCATCATCGGATCGGGCATGCTTCTCGCCCTGGGTACCGGTCTCATCGGCTACCTCGCCGGGGACGGGGCAGGGTTCCTCACCCCGATCCACGGGGAGTTCGCCGGGCAGCACCTCACCACGTCGCTGGTCTTCGACGCCGGCGTGTACCTCGCCGTCATCGGCACCGTCATCGTGGTGGTCAACATGCTCGGCGGACGCGGACGCCCCGGCGCGGACCCCGACCGGAAACTCAGGGCCGCGCCGGTGGAGGCCGAGAGTCTGCCGGCGAACCTGCCGGCGTCCGCATCCTCCCCCGTGGCGGTGAATTTCGGTGGTTCCGCGGTTCCGATCAACCCCGCGGAAGTCCGCCGCGCCGCAGAGGCCGCCCAAGCTGTCGCTGAAGCCGCAGAGCCCGCAGAGAAGGAGAAGGACCAGTGATCATCTCCGCCGTCATCGCCGTCCTCATGGCCGGGGGCGTGTACCTCGTGATGCAGCGGGGCATGGTGCGCATCATCATCGGCACCACCCTCATGAGCCACGGGGTGAACATCCTGCTGCTCGCCACCGGCGTCAGTGCGTGGCGGGCCGACCCGATCGCCGACCGTACCGAGGTGGCGGACGCCGCCGACCCACTGCCGCAGGCCTTCGTGCTCACCGCCATCGTCATCTCCATGGCCGCGACGGCCGTGATGCTGGCGATGGCCGCCCTCGGCCGGGACGATGACACGACCTCCGCCGATGACGTCGAACGGGCGCAGCGGGAATTCCGCTTCCTGGAGACCCGCGGCCGGGCCGCCCACCACATCGACGAGCAGTCCGCCCAGGCCCGCCGGCGCCGACTGCGTGAGGAGGACTACTGATGAGCTTTTCCGGAGATCTCCTCCCCGTCTTTGTCTTCGTCCCGCTGATCTCGGCGGCCGTCGCAGCTCTCCTGCCCTGGTCGACGGCCCGCCGCGTTCTCGGACTAGCTGTCCCCGCCGCCGGTATCGTCGGCGGCGCCCT of Corynebacterium terpenotabidum Y-11 contains these proteins:
- a CDS encoding DUF4040 family protein; its protein translation is MTLTSLLFIPVILTVALILTPALVRLLDRDAGWPLAAVFTGLAVWILVDPDLGPGVLDGDAVQWSTTWLPDVLPGGGDVSFALRMDGLALFFVLLALCIGAAVFAFSARYLHRGEQVMSFYVLMTAFMAAVVLLFLADDVMLLFIGWELVSLASFFLIARAGQSGEAGAMRTLLLTFTGGLALLIALCLAVATTGTTGLSDMIASTAWGEDPVRTGIVAALVALAGFSKAAQFPFHAWLPEAMAAITPVSAFLHAAAVVKAGIYLLLRFSGIFHDVTVWNLMLIISGMTTAVFAAVFAIQKPDLKKLTAYSTVSQLGWIVATIGVGTPAALAAAVVHTAAHALFKSSLFMIIGVIDHQTGTRDLRDLGVLWKKMPFTFTGAVIAAACMAGIPPTLGFVSKEGMLEAFTDAPVGSAGQIVLLTAAGLGAVATFLYSAKYVLGAFVDGRPVDVDGTERIPSHRTKPDDQVHEASPIFWIPAVLPAVLSVPAVLLLTSWNSPLDAVVAATGTGGYHAHLALWHGWTVPLLITVAVLVVGILLLVKRRALFAAAERRHLFPFTGAGFISLTVELSNRWGRLVNLPGNSLNPNRHLIWIFVMVLLLAGGAFLDEESLRQLGDLPPRVDGIDRIGDLAGLIMVVLCVVAIISTRSRFGSVILVGVSGAAVSWIMLTLGAPDVALTNLMVEFIVTVFLMLVVRHQPRLYLREGQNRAKFGVVAATFVGLVVFVGSWLLIGRHSRPELAMWYLEHAPEESGANNIVASIIVEFRGFDTLGELCVLGMAGIVIAAIVGSVPRSPVPGYGPGSTSELFRRKGTTKFPDVHTVPELAPFYSRYLRSTYLNSVLGRMVMWPMAGVLVIYSAAVFWRGHQSPGGGFLAALVLALGIVFWYLVQPASSTVGGPDLGYRIIGSGMLLALGTGLIGYLAGDGAGFLTPIHGEFAGQHLTTSLVFDAGVYLAVIGTVIVVVNMLGGRGRPGADPDRKLRAAPVEAESLPANLPASASSPVAVNFGGSAVPINPAEVRRAAEAAQAVAEAAEPAEKEKDQ
- a CDS encoding cation:proton antiporter subunit C — its product is MIISAVIAVLMAGGVYLVMQRGMVRIIIGTTLMSHGVNILLLATGVSAWRADPIADRTEVADAADPLPQAFVLTAIVISMAATAVMLAMAALGRDDDTTSADDVERAQREFRFLETRGRAAHHIDEQSAQARRRRLREEDY